A DNA window from Halomonas zincidurans B6 contains the following coding sequences:
- the surE gene encoding 5'/3'-nucleotidase SurE codes for MRKLLLSNDDGVHAPGLKALYEALSVHARLRVVAPDRDKSGASNSLTLSRPLALSALDNGFYSVDGTPADCVYLGVNGIWDEKPDLVISGINHGGNLGDDVLYSGTVAAAMEGRNLGMAAIAVSLVGAQHFETAGRVAASLVGAADTLSLPPRSLLNVNVPDLPWEEIRGFRVTRMGYRGPAQRPLEVEDPRGRTRYWIAPVGENADDGPDTDFAAVEAGYVSITPLHTDLTRHAAISDVRGWLDALSGQG; via the coding sequence ATGCGTAAATTGCTGCTTTCCAATGACGATGGCGTTCATGCGCCGGGACTCAAGGCGCTCTACGAGGCGCTCAGCGTGCATGCGCGGCTGCGCGTGGTGGCGCCGGATCGCGACAAGAGCGGGGCGAGCAACTCGCTGACCCTGTCGAGGCCGCTGGCGCTTTCGGCCCTCGACAACGGCTTCTACAGCGTCGACGGTACGCCAGCCGACTGCGTCTACCTGGGGGTCAACGGGATATGGGACGAGAAGCCCGACCTGGTGATCTCGGGCATCAACCACGGCGGCAACCTGGGCGACGACGTGCTCTATTCGGGCACCGTGGCGGCGGCGATGGAAGGCCGCAACCTGGGCATGGCGGCGATCGCCGTGTCGCTGGTCGGCGCCCAGCATTTCGAGACCGCCGGGCGGGTCGCGGCAAGCCTGGTGGGCGCGGCGGATACGTTGTCGCTGCCGCCGCGCAGCCTGCTCAACGTCAACGTGCCCGACCTGCCGTGGGAAGAGATCCGCGGCTTTCGCGTCACTCGCATGGGTTATCGCGGTCCGGCGCAGCGGCCGCTCGAGGTCGAGGACCCGCGCGGACGTACCCGCTACTGGATCGCCCCGGTCGGCGAGAACGCCGACGACGGCCCGGACACCGATTTCGCCGCGGTCGAGGCCGGTTACGTGTCGATCACTCCGCTGCACACCGATCTGACCCGGCATGCGGCGATCAGCGATGTACGGGGCTGGCTGGATGCGCTGTCTGGACAGGGGTGA